The region CGTCTGTGTTGTGTCTGGTGTTTGACGTGAGCAGTGAGCTGTCATTCAGTAACTGTGGTCGCTGGCTGGAGAGGGTCAGGGCCCACTGCCAGGGTCTGCACATCCCAGGTACCACACACCTCAGCTCTGACCCCCTGTATCTGGAGGTACTTGATCttagtgctctgtgtgtgtgtgtgtgtgtgtgtgtgtgtgtgtgtgcgtgtgttgttgttgtgacgTTCAGGTGTGTTGGTGGGTAACAAGTCGGACCTGTCCTCGCGGAAGGAGGTGGAGACCTCGGTGGCCCAGGAGTGGGCCCAAAGCCAGGGGCTGCAGTACCACGAGACGTCCGCTGTGAGTGCACCCACACCTGGACACAACAGACAAACTCATAGGCTTCTGGAGCCAAAGTGCCAACACCAAGTCCAAAAACAGTATACCCTCTAACAAAGCGATGATTAAAATGTTTCtcattctgtgtgtatgtgtgtgtgcatggcatcTGTATTGCAGAAGGAGATGGAGAACTGTGAAGCTCCCTTTCTGAGTCTAGCCCAGCTGTTCCACTCTCTCTACCAAGACAGACTACAGACCATACAGAATCTGGCCTAACATTCTAGAACCTGACCTAACATTCTAGAACCTGGCCTAACATTCTAGAACCTGGCCTAACATTCTAGAATCTGGCCTGACAATCTTGAACCTGAACATTCTAGAACCTGGCCTAACATTGTAGAACCTGCAGAATAGAATCTGGCCTAACACATATAAATATCTATTACATTGTATATATTCTGTTTCTATGGCCTCTAGAAAGGATAtatggattatatttctatggattCTAGGACCTGGCCCAATGTTCTAGAACTTGGCCCAACATTCCCTAAGTGAAAAATACTGCATCTGACATTGAGACATCCACCTTACATTGGGGTGGAGATTAAGATGAAACTGTTATCTACAATAATTAATGTTCTGTATATTCTTCACGTTGTCTGAGTTATGCAGGAGAACATGATAAATGGAATTAAAGTTTGTGATTTCTGTACAGTATTCTGATTGCTAGAGTTTTGCATATGGGGGgacctttccatccctctctccctccatcacccactctctctcctttactctctcctctccatcccctctccccctccatcacctactctctctctcctttactctctcctctccatccctctctccctccatcacccactctctcctctcctctccatccccctctccctccatcacctactctctctctcctttcctctctcctccatccctctctccctctccatcacccactctctctcctttactctctcctctccatccctctctccctcctcaccatcacctctctctccctcctctctctctcctttactctctcctctccatcccctctctccctccatcactctctccttactctctcctctctccatccctctctccctctcctctcctctccatccctctctccctccatcacccctttactctccctctcctctccatccctctctccctccatcacccattctctcctttactctctcctctccctccatcacccactctcctttactctctcctctccatccctctctccctccatcaccactctctctctcctttactctctcctctccatccctctctccctccatcacccattctctcctttactctctcctctcctctcctttactctctcctctccatccctctctccctccatcacccactctcctttactctctcctctccatccctctctccctccatcaccctctctctctcctttactctctcctctccatccctctctccctccatcacccactccctctccatccctctctccctccatcacctaccctctctctcctttactctctcctctcctttactctctcctctccatccctctctccctccatcacccactctcctttactctctcctctccttccatcacccactctcctttactctctcctctccttctctctctccctccatcacccactctctctctcctttactctctcctctccatccctctctccctccatcacccactctctctgtctctctccaccccccgcccatcctctctccatctgtctctctttctgcattTGCAGCTGGAGACCTTCACATAATTTCCATCATTTCCAAACCCGTTTGTTGTTTATTCGTTAACAACCCTGTAATTACTGTTTTAATGACCCTCCTCTCATTGTAACGGGGTCAGACCCACTGCCTATTATAGCCTCtcatgtctaacacacacacacacacacacacacacacacacacacactatgctacGAGGCCTCTATTGAACTAGGCTGACAGTCCGCCTCAAAGCCACTCATTCATGGTGATTGAATCTCATATTATGACCCGCATTAAAATAGACTGCTGCCTTGGAATTCTGTTCCCATAACTACTGAGAGTATAATGACATGTTGAGGGTTATTAGTTATGCCACTGTTATGGTAACTGTTGTTTTAATACAGTATGTGGGTTTATGGTTTAGTCTTTAATGTTAAATATATGGTTAATCTGTAGCGAACTATGCAATCTtaaataaaattacatttaatagaTGCAATCTtaaatatattataaatattGATTGGTTTTCTAGTGTGAAGTAGAGAGCCATGATGAGTTGGGGGGAGGATTTAAGTAGTCGGTTCCACACATTGACAGACAGTTGTTGAAATTGGGGTCAAACCAATGTCCTTGCTTTGTAaatgtgcgtgagagagagagattggatatTGGTTCTGGCATGGCATGGGGTAGAGTTTGGCTGCGTTGTGCCCAGtctggcttggtgtgtgtgtgtgtatgtgtgtgttggcatGATGTGTGCGTAAACCAGGGTGCCTGACTGAGACAGACTGGCCTAGCAGGGTGGAGGGGGACCCCTCACCACAGAAGTCTggcatggagagacagggggagccatgaatacacacacacacaggtttagtGGAAGGACACCGTCTGGGACAGGGAGTttcctgacagacacacacacagtctccatcCATCTGTCATCAGCAGGACACAGCCACGGAGGTGTGTGTACCACACTCACGAGGACAAAGGACACCTGTTACTGCTGTGTGAGTGACTCCATGACACTCACAACATAAACATCAGAATCAATAGAAAAAGCACTTGACTAAAATACTGCAGCAAAAGCATCATCACTTTCCCCAGCGTCGTTCCCAAGCTCCTGTGTCAGCCCCTGAAGATGGAATCCGCAGGAGGGGGAAACAGCGCCCCCTGGCCGCCACAACACCGTTATGGTTTTTTGTTGCAAATTGAGGTGCATCACGCAGTATGTTACAACTAATTCCAGCACATATTGTGCTCTATCGCACGTGCAATTATGTCAGAGGGGACAAAACCGTTTTCATTGTCTGAAGTAACTTCTTTGTCGTTGTAATACCCAAACAGACATGGCAGCTTCAACAtgaaggattccagctttaaaagCTGCTTCAAATAAAACTTTAATGAACGTTTGCCTGTGTATTTGGTTGCGTGcgtagcggtgtgtgtgtgaagcctaTTAGACTAACACCCGTGTGCTACGCTAACCTAGCTCCGACACAGACGGCTATTTATTCTGCACCTGTCCTCCTCAGCCAaagagtgtgggtgtgtgcgtgcgtgcatgtgtgtgtgtgcgtgcccagCCACAAACCCACAGCACCCCTTTTGACCGGCCACAAGAGGGGGCCAGAGATAGAAGACATTCTGGGAGATGTCAAATGTATTCGTCAAGTTTCTCGGAGAAGGAGTGATCAGGTTCCACCTGTTCATATAATTATATTCATTAGGATCTAAAAAGCCGACCTggtcctaaatcagcactcctactctgagacgcttgataaAATGCTCACATAGGAGTGCTGATTTgagatcagttttgcctttatATGTCAGCTCAGCCGGAAATTGAAATGGCACATTGCCATGTTGAAATCAAAGATCGGACTGAATCCTTGAAGCCAAGGTGATGTTGTTGTGTGGGATAAGGGAGAGACatggcctgtgtcccaaatgccaccgtATTCCCAgcacactacatttgaccagatacttatgggggaatggccctaaatagtgaatagggtgtcatttggtacTGCAGAAGTGATAGGACACAGCAGCTTGCTTGGTCATGGTTGGACAGCAGTGGAGTGGATAGCCCTGGGCTAGATAACATGGCACAACAGGGAactatgtctgcctgcctgtttgtgtgcatgtctgtctttctgcctgtctaaagttcctccttctctcacctttcaccttctctctttgtgtctcatCTCTTTaactcctttcctccctctctccctccctcttttctcttcccctcccccttcctttctctctctccccatccctccctcatcctccttccctccatctctctcgccctccctcccttccctctttccccctccttccttctctctgtagGTGGAGGTGCGGACTGTTCTATCGCCCCAAACTCTTTGTGACCCTCGAAGCTCATTAAGAGGAGCAGGTGAGAGAGGACGGAGCATCTGTTCTAGCAGGCAGCACAGTATACTGGTAACACACAATCAGTCACCGTACCTCAACCCACCCAAACAGTACATTCAGCTATCACACCATGTATCAAGCAAACAAATCAATCACAAGACCTCCACACAGTCTACTCAAACATACAGCATTTGGCGTTGGTTTCTTGGCATATAATTCATGCTTGGAGTTATGAGTTGAGTTATGAGTGACGACTCATTACCTTCATCAATGAGGTCACAGAAAAGAACAAGATGTACACGAGGACAGTGGTATAACGTGATTAAATGATTCCACCTCCGAGCCAGAGGAGGGCAGTGTGTGGCTGGCCCATTCTGACTaatatgacggaccctccactctctctctctctgtcgataTCCCTGTCCCCtccacctcgctctctccctccctctctctttctcactttccctcccccttcactctcttgctctctctctctcctcttcagtgATCACACAGCAGCACTGTAGAGAGACATGCCAGACCCTTTGATCACACCacaccaggggagagagagagagagtggggggtagAGAGTGTCACATGCACTAGTGTTCTCCATTCCACTAGAACTCTGACATAATTATCGCCACCGATGGAATGGCACAGACAGGAGCAaaggatgggatggatggatgatggatgggatggatgatagatgggatggatgatggatggatgggatggatgatggatgggatggatgatagatgggatgggatggatgatggatgggatggatgatggatgggatggatgatggatgggatggatgatagatgggatggatgatggatgggatggatgatggatgggatggatgatggatgggatGATGGATGGGATTGATGATGGatgggatggatgatggatgggatggatgatagatggatgggatggatgatggatggatgggagggatgatggatgggatgggatgatggatgggatggatgatggatggaatgatggatggatgggatggatgggatggatggatgggatggatgatggatggatgatggatggatgggatggatgatagatggatgggatgatggatggatggatggctgcatagaggagaaaaggaggacaAGCTTGCAAAGAGGATCTGTTGTTAAAGATAGACAGATCATTTCAacacccagaaccaaatcagctacacacacacacacacacacacacacacaccaaatcagCTACTCGGTTTCAAGTCAGTCACAGGACTAATAGAGAGgacgaggaagaggagaggaagaggaagaggatgagatgAATTGACATCATCCACAGTGAAAAAAGACGACAGTCAGGACACTAGTTAGAGATCAATATGAACATAGCAGTGACCTACaagcacacatactgtacagcacaCAACACACCATACTGTTTTATTGCATTGATGAAGTGAAGGAGCTGTATATGTGTAttcatagccacaggaagtagttTGGAGGCCCGCACTACAGATGTCTATATTGGTCCACTAACACAGGACTTGTCAAGGCCCAGTTCACTACTTTTGTGTttcttaaaatatatatttaattatttatttatcttattTTAAAAAATTCAGGGGGTGTTCCCGCGgctatgtgtgtgttttaaaatgATGACATCAAATACATTGATCAATCAATAAAGACTTTTGGTTTAGACAAGACAACAACAGAGAttccaatcaatcaaccaaccaatcaacaagCGGTCATATAGTTCCCTAAGGGGTTCCAATTTTATTCATCATTGGGACTTGATGCATCCAAGATAAGGATCGTTTGATTCATTCTGGCACCTTGAAAAGACGTTAAGCTTTTTTATTTTCATTGAAACAACACAacggaaagaaagaaagaaagaccaTAAGGCTGTGTGAGATTTCAAAATGAAGATGACATAAGTATTCGTTCCAAAGAAATCCGTTTTTTTTCTCTTATTTTAAAAAAGGCTTTACCTTCGTCAAAGTTTGTTTCTTTGATTAGTTACGCCCCTTGAAAGCATTGTTAAATGAAGCCCCGCCCCTTCTACCTGCCTGTCGTCCACAAAAGAgaaatacacacattacattaacATTTTAACTGCCAACTTGGTTTCCACAACAACCCCCCACTGCATTGTGTTCAACATGTAGGTTGGATGATTTGATTAGCATGCATGTAGAGTTCTTAACATGGGAGTCACTCAGGCTTAGCTTCGTCTGGTTGATCATCTTCTCTCACGGATTCTTCTTTTTTTATAGCAGTGTCTTTCGCAAAGTGTCCGTTTGTCTTAGAGTAAGTAGTTCACTGTCCGATTACCCAGAACTCATGTGGCTCATCGTGTGACTCCCCTCTGGACTCTACCTCTTTTTTTGTAGCGTCGTCCGTCCAAAGAGGAAGTGATGTCGACGTTTGACATTTCACCTATCAGCCCCAAAACAAATATGGTCTTGGTCCAGGGACCTGAGTCAGCAGAAAGGTAACAGAAGGAATCACTTAAAAACAATAGAATCTATCTATATATTATTAACTAAACTGCTTGTTGGCTAGTTGCCATGGTTCCCTGTAAGCTATGTTTACGTCacttcctgttgttgttgttgttgtttttcagtcCCAATGAATCAACTCGTTCCTCCTCCTCCGCTGTAGTTTCCATGACGACTTGATTTTGTTTCACCTTGTTTGTCGTTATGTCATTTTAGTTATTTTCACGTTTTGCGTCAGGGAAGTCTCTCTGTGATTTAGTaacatatatattcatatattcatatataatTGATACATATATTAACTTAGACCATTACTTTTTTTTGCGGTCTGGATTCCCTCCCTGCGTTAAAGTCCCAACCCACAATGGTTCACAGTATTCATgtgaaaaatgtaaaaaaaataatgaaatcaAACAGAGCAACTAAAGAGAAGAGTGTTGGAGTattgggaaggagggggagaaggggtgtatggaaggaggggagaaggggtgtatggaaggaggggagaaggggtgtatggaaaggaggggggagaaggggtgtatggaaggaggggagaaggggtgtatggaaggaggggagaaggggtgtATGGGAAGGTatggaaggaggggagaaggggtgtatgggtgtatggaaggaggggagaaggggtgtatggaaggaggggagaaggggtgtatggaaggaggggagaaggggtgtatggaaggaggggagaaggggtgtATGGAAGTGTatggaaggaggggagaaggggtgtATGGGTGTATGGAAGGAGGGGGTAGAAGGGGTgtatggaaggatggaaggagaaGGGGTGTatggaaggaggggagaagggggagaaggagggagaaggggtgtatggaaggatggaaggggagaaggggtgtatggaaggagggggaaagggggaggggtgtatggaaggaggggagaaggggtgtatggaaggaggggagaaggggtgtggaaggaggggagaaggggtgtatggaaggaggggagaaggggtgtATGGGGtgtagggaagga is a window of Oncorhynchus tshawytscha isolate Ot180627B unplaced genomic scaffold, Otsh_v2.0 Un_contig_11576_pilon_pilon, whole genome shotgun sequence DNA encoding:
- the ift27 gene encoding intraflagellar transport protein 27 homolog; this translates as MVKLRARCLLVGDPAVGKSALSQMFRSDGAHFQKNYSMTAGVELVVKSVNIPETSDSVELYIFDSAGRETFVEACEKLWGQPSVLCLVFDVSSELSFSNCGRWLERVRAHCQGLHIPGVLVGNKSDLSSRKEVETSVAQEWAQSQGLQYHETSAKEMENCEAPFLSLAQLFHSLYQDRLQTIQNLA